Proteins co-encoded in one Gracilimonas sp. genomic window:
- a CDS encoding TIGR00282 family metallophosphoesterase encodes MADTISIFFVGDIVGDPGIEMTNTFLPSLIKKYDADFVIANAENSHEGFGTNRKIIKNLLNLGVNVVTGGDHSFDKWKVFDYMREHDHILRPLNYPKGNAGLGFSIHEVPKKNVKVGVLNLQGRTFMKAIDDPFSTAEWALEKMREETHIIFVDFHAEATAEKISMGWHLDGKASVMVGTHTHVQTNDARIYPQGLGYLTDAGMTGSTNGVIGMDKKVAIKRFMTGVHQKYQPASGDNQLCGAFAKVDIETGKCVHIEPVTYPGLNNSATD; translated from the coding sequence TTGGCTGATACAATCAGCATTTTTTTTGTTGGCGATATTGTTGGAGACCCCGGCATTGAAATGACCAACACCTTCCTCCCCAGTCTCATTAAAAAGTACGACGCCGATTTTGTGATTGCCAATGCCGAAAATTCGCATGAAGGATTCGGCACAAATCGAAAAATCATCAAAAACCTGCTGAACCTTGGGGTGAATGTGGTTACCGGCGGAGATCATTCCTTCGACAAGTGGAAAGTGTTTGATTACATGCGCGAACATGATCATATCCTCCGCCCTCTTAACTACCCTAAGGGTAATGCAGGGCTTGGTTTCAGTATTCACGAAGTGCCTAAAAAGAATGTTAAAGTAGGTGTACTGAATTTGCAGGGTCGTACTTTTATGAAAGCCATTGACGATCCTTTTTCCACAGCCGAATGGGCTCTGGAGAAAATGCGGGAAGAAACCCATATCATTTTTGTGGATTTCCACGCCGAAGCCACCGCCGAAAAAATATCCATGGGATGGCATCTTGATGGGAAAGCCTCGGTGATGGTAGGCACCCATACTCATGTTCAAACCAATGATGCCCGAATTTACCCGCAGGGACTTGGTTACCTGACCGATGCCGGCATGACCGGATCCACCAATGGAGTAATTGGTATGGATAAGAAAGTAGCTATCAAGCGATTTATGACGGGTGTCCATCAAAAATATCAGCCCGCATCAGGCGATAATCAGCTTTGCGGGGCTTTTGCAAAAGTAGATATCGAAACCGGAAAATGTGTACACATCGAACCCGTTACCTATCCTGGACTTAACAACTCAGCTACTGATTGA
- a CDS encoding ABC transporter ATP-binding protein: protein MDTKKTVLEAQNLYKSFPGGPDKGELKVLQGMNLKIEEASITSIVGSSGSGKSTLLHILGGLDRADSGDVYWNGKNISTYKADDLADFRNKYIGFVFQFHHLLPEFTALENVAMPALIAGTQSGEANERAHELLGLFGIDERSEHRPTQLSGGEQQRVSMARALMNNPRVVLADEPTGNLDQENTDIILDLLFELREAMGVSVLLITHEKEIASRSDTILELKNGVLESL, encoded by the coding sequence ATGGATACAAAGAAAACCGTGCTTGAGGCACAAAACCTGTATAAAAGTTTTCCGGGCGGACCTGATAAAGGCGAGCTTAAAGTGTTACAGGGAATGAACCTGAAGATTGAAGAAGCCAGCATCACCTCCATCGTGGGCTCCAGCGGAAGTGGTAAAAGTACGCTCCTGCATATACTTGGTGGTTTAGACCGTGCCGACTCCGGCGATGTTTACTGGAATGGGAAAAACATATCCACCTACAAAGCGGATGACCTGGCTGATTTCCGGAATAAGTATATAGGGTTTGTGTTTCAGTTCCATCACTTGCTCCCTGAATTTACAGCACTTGAGAATGTAGCTATGCCCGCGCTTATTGCCGGCACACAATCCGGAGAAGCTAATGAACGCGCACATGAACTGCTCGGGTTATTTGGTATTGATGAACGATCGGAGCACCGTCCTACCCAACTTTCGGGTGGTGAGCAGCAACGTGTTTCTATGGCTCGGGCGCTCATGAATAACCCTCGTGTTGTGCTTGCGGACGAGCCCACGGGAAATCTCGACCAGGAGAATACAGACATCATACTGGACCTGCTTTTCGAACTCCGGGAAGCCATGGGAGTATCTGTATTATTGATTACCCACGAAAAAGAAATTGCCAGCCGATCTGATACCATCCTTGAATTAAAAAATGGTGTTTTAGAATCACTTTAG
- a CDS encoding tetratricopeptide repeat protein has protein sequence MSKRLSKEELESDPLIENYNRAAAYVTENKSFITTVAIAVVLVVGGIIGYNYYSSAQEQEAQQLLSVAENYYNRAEYENALYGDEFELTYGFDQIAEEFPRTNAGNIANFYAAVSSYELGDIENALMFMEEFDVPKGILGVGPLSFHGKLLMANESFDAAAEKFVQAANWNENSVTTPSNLLEAAQAYYQAGNYDKADEVATQIIEEYPQSGQIAESERLKGMIAATS, from the coding sequence ATGTCGAAAAGACTTTCAAAAGAAGAATTAGAATCCGATCCGCTGATTGAGAATTATAATCGTGCGGCGGCTTATGTAACGGAAAACAAAAGCTTTATCACCACTGTGGCCATTGCAGTAGTGCTGGTTGTAGGCGGTATTATAGGATATAATTACTATTCCTCAGCGCAGGAACAGGAAGCGCAGCAATTGCTTTCAGTAGCCGAGAACTATTACAACCGGGCTGAATATGAGAATGCTCTCTATGGAGATGAATTCGAGCTGACCTATGGATTCGATCAAATTGCTGAGGAATTCCCGCGAACCAACGCCGGCAACATTGCCAATTTCTATGCCGCTGTTTCCAGTTACGAACTCGGTGATATTGAAAATGCCCTGATGTTCATGGAAGAGTTTGATGTGCCCAAAGGCATTCTTGGTGTAGGCCCGCTTAGTTTCCACGGCAAACTGCTGATGGCTAACGAAAGCTTTGATGCAGCAGCCGAGAAATTCGTTCAGGCCGCCAACTGGAACGAGAACAGTGTCACCACTCCCTCCAACCTTCTTGAAGCCGCACAAGCCTATTATCAGGCCGGTAACTACGACAAAGCGGATGAAGTAGCTACCCAGATTATTGAAGAGTATCCACAAAGCGGTCAAATTGCAGAATCAGAAAGACTGAAAGGAATGATCGCTGCAACCAGCTAA
- a CDS encoding methylmalonyl-CoA mutase family protein gives MSVKTKTSPAKKAAAKSDKNNHVQEPYQAEHKIRFVTAASLFDGHDASINIMRRILQSSGAEVIHLGHNRSVHEIVNCAIQEDAQGIAISSYQGGHVEYFKYMIELLEEHGAGHIKVFGGGGGVIVGDEIEELHEAGVTRIFSVEDGSKMGLQGMINFMLEECDFDPISVAKPDFKKLKKHDTIALSRSLTAIENEHEDILALKDGKILNGKGKEIELSDKTIPLVGITGTGGAGKSSLTDELVRRFLTEFEDLTIGIISVDPSKVKTGGALLGDRIRMNSIDTDRVFMRSMATRASNRSTSKGLLGAIELYKAAGFDLIIVETSGIGQSGTEIVDITDIPMYVMTSEYGAATQLEKINMLDLADLVVLNKFEKKGSLDALRDVRKQMIRNTGSWHAKQEDMPVYPTIAAQFNDEGVNRLFKALVDKINGHYEIGWETKIYTNPKPAEDIQAQAIIPGKRVRYLSEISETVRDYHEWVEEQVDAASKLDQVSGTMDQLESWNPDEKQVMQDNLDKMREHWLTKLDVLPKKILDGWNELFEQYQQEHFEVQIRDKTFKNELYRESLSGLQIPRVALPKTKNKGEQLKFALKENLPGYFPYTAGVFPFKREGEDPTRMFAGEGTPERTNKRFHYVSEGMPAARLSTAFDSVTLYGEDPGYRPDIYGKIGNSGVSICTVDDMKKLYSGFELTSPKTSVSMTINGPAPMILAMFMNTAIDQEVERYLKENGKWEEAKKKIKSYFKERGVEQPQYSNEIPEGNDEFGLATLGISGDHLLPESTYNEIKENTLSVVRGTVQADILKEDQAQNTCIFSTEFALKMMGDIQTYFTEHNVRNYYSVSISGYHIAEAGANPITQAAFTLANGFTFVEYYLARGLDVDDFAHNLSFFFSNGLDPEYAVIGRVARRIWAVAMKNKYEANDRSQKLKYHIQTSGRSLHAQEIQFNDIRTTLQALLAIYDNCNSLHTNAYDEAITTPTEESVRRALAIQMIINKELGTAKNENINQGSYFIDELTDLVEEAILTEFDRITERGGVLGAMENMYQRGKIQDESLYYESKKHSGELPIIGVNTFQKEGEGEEGDKEIDLIRSTEEEKRQQIENLEQFWKRNEKDADIAIERLKEVARNNGNLFEELMETVKVASLGQISHALYEVGGQYRRNM, from the coding sequence ATGTCGGTAAAAACGAAAACATCACCAGCTAAGAAAGCTGCAGCAAAATCAGATAAGAATAACCACGTGCAAGAGCCGTACCAGGCTGAGCATAAAATACGTTTTGTAACGGCTGCCAGTTTGTTTGACGGTCATGATGCCAGTATCAATATCATGCGCAGAATTTTGCAAAGCAGCGGGGCCGAAGTTATTCATCTCGGGCACAATCGCTCGGTGCATGAAATCGTGAATTGTGCTATTCAGGAAGATGCTCAGGGTATTGCAATCAGCTCGTACCAGGGCGGACACGTAGAGTACTTCAAGTATATGATTGAACTGCTTGAAGAGCACGGAGCCGGACACATCAAAGTATTTGGCGGTGGCGGCGGAGTTATTGTTGGGGATGAAATCGAAGAACTTCATGAAGCCGGCGTAACCCGCATTTTTTCTGTTGAAGATGGCAGTAAAATGGGTCTGCAGGGTATGATCAACTTCATGCTGGAGGAATGTGATTTCGATCCCATTTCTGTTGCCAAGCCCGACTTCAAGAAACTCAAAAAACATGATACGATTGCCCTTTCCCGTTCGCTAACGGCTATTGAGAATGAACATGAAGACATTTTAGCGCTGAAAGATGGTAAGATCCTTAATGGGAAAGGCAAGGAGATTGAATTATCCGATAAAACCATACCCCTGGTCGGGATTACAGGAACCGGTGGAGCCGGTAAAAGTTCTCTGACCGATGAACTGGTTCGGCGATTTTTAACTGAGTTTGAAGACCTGACCATCGGGATCATTTCCGTAGATCCGTCCAAAGTGAAAACAGGCGGAGCCTTGTTGGGCGACCGCATCCGCATGAACAGCATCGACACCGACCGGGTATTTATGCGCAGTATGGCTACCCGGGCATCCAATCGATCTACCAGTAAAGGACTGCTCGGTGCCATTGAATTGTACAAAGCAGCCGGATTTGACCTCATTATAGTGGAAACCTCCGGAATCGGGCAGAGCGGCACTGAGATTGTGGATATCACCGATATCCCGATGTATGTAATGACGAGTGAATACGGGGCAGCCACACAGCTTGAGAAGATTAACATGCTTGATCTCGCTGATTTGGTGGTGCTTAATAAGTTTGAGAAGAAAGGGTCATTGGATGCTCTGCGGGATGTACGCAAGCAAATGATTCGAAACACGGGCTCATGGCATGCCAAGCAGGAAGATATGCCGGTGTACCCAACTATAGCCGCACAGTTTAATGATGAAGGCGTGAACCGTTTGTTCAAGGCCCTGGTGGATAAGATCAACGGCCATTATGAAATTGGCTGGGAAACCAAAATTTATACGAATCCCAAGCCGGCTGAGGATATTCAGGCGCAGGCCATTATTCCCGGAAAACGGGTTCGGTATTTATCCGAAATTTCAGAAACAGTTCGTGATTACCACGAGTGGGTGGAAGAGCAGGTGGATGCCGCTTCCAAACTGGATCAGGTTTCAGGAACCATGGATCAGCTGGAAAGCTGGAATCCGGATGAAAAGCAGGTGATGCAGGATAACCTGGATAAAATGCGAGAGCACTGGCTTACTAAGCTGGACGTGCTGCCTAAGAAAATCCTGGATGGCTGGAATGAATTATTTGAGCAATACCAGCAAGAACATTTTGAGGTTCAAATCCGCGACAAGACCTTCAAGAATGAATTATATCGTGAATCGCTGAGTGGATTACAGATTCCACGTGTGGCTCTTCCCAAAACAAAGAACAAAGGGGAGCAGCTGAAATTTGCCCTGAAAGAAAATCTGCCGGGATATTTCCCATACACCGCAGGTGTATTCCCGTTCAAGAGGGAGGGTGAAGACCCCACCCGCATGTTTGCAGGCGAAGGAACCCCGGAGCGAACCAACAAACGTTTTCACTACGTGAGTGAAGGCATGCCGGCTGCACGACTTTCCACGGCTTTTGATTCGGTAACACTGTATGGTGAAGACCCAGGATATCGACCGGATATTTACGGTAAAATCGGTAACTCCGGTGTCAGTATTTGTACCGTGGATGACATGAAGAAGCTGTATTCCGGCTTTGAACTGACTTCCCCAAAAACATCGGTATCGATGACCATAAACGGCCCGGCCCCTATGATTCTGGCGATGTTTATGAATACCGCTATTGACCAGGAAGTAGAACGGTATCTGAAAGAAAACGGCAAGTGGGAAGAAGCGAAGAAGAAAATTAAATCTTACTTCAAAGAACGGGGAGTGGAACAACCGCAGTACAGCAATGAAATTCCGGAAGGCAATGATGAATTTGGCCTGGCTACCCTTGGTATTTCAGGAGATCATTTATTGCCGGAAAGCACTTATAACGAGATTAAGGAAAACACCCTGAGCGTGGTTCGCGGAACGGTTCAGGCTGACATACTGAAGGAAGACCAGGCACAAAATACCTGTATCTTTTCCACTGAATTCGCCCTGAAGATGATGGGGGACATTCAAACCTATTTCACCGAACATAATGTCCGTAATTACTACTCGGTTTCAATCTCCGGTTATCACATTGCAGAGGCGGGGGCGAATCCAATTACACAGGCAGCCTTTACGCTGGCCAATGGGTTTACCTTTGTGGAATATTACCTGGCACGCGGATTGGATGTGGATGATTTTGCCCATAACCTGTCGTTCTTTTTCAGTAACGGACTTGACCCTGAATACGCGGTTATCGGTCGCGTGGCGCGACGTATATGGGCCGTAGCCATGAAGAATAAATACGAAGCCAACGACCGTTCACAGAAGCTGAAATATCACATTCAAACCAGTGGTCGCTCTCTGCACGCTCAGGAGATTCAGTTTAATGATATCCGAACCACACTTCAGGCATTATTAGCGATATACGATAATTGTAACTCTTTGCACACCAATGCTTATGACGAGGCAATTACCACTCCGACCGAGGAGTCTGTTCGTCGTGCTCTGGCTATCCAAATGATCATTAATAAAGAACTGGGAACGGCTAAGAATGAGAACATTAACCAGGGATCGTATTTTATTGATGAACTGACCGATCTGGTGGAAGAAGCCATTCTTACCGAGTTTGATCGCATCACTGAACGTGGTGGCGTACTCGGCGCTATGGAGAATATGTATCAGCGGGGCAAGATTCAGGATGAATCGCTTTATTACGAATCCAAAAAACACTCCGGAGAGCTTCCGATTATTGGTGTGAATACCTTTCAGAAGGAAGGCGAAGGAGAAGAAGGCGATAAAGAAATCGACCTCATCCGTTCAACTGAAGAAGAAAAACGCCAGCAGATTGAAAACCTGGAGCAGTTCTGGAAACGAAACGAAAAAGACGCTGATATAGCTATCGAACGACTCAAAGAAGTAGCCCGAAACAACGGCAACCTCTTCGAAGAACTCATGGAAACGGTTAAAGTAGCTTCGCTGGGACAGATTTCACATGCTTTATATGAAGTAGGTGGGCAGTATCGGCGAAACATGTGA
- a CDS encoding mechanosensitive ion channel family protein codes for MKELLSTYIDEIWHLPILIGVIILITIVIAGVTSRILNAIIKRNREAEDNDDVTSLVFFKRSIIVLIYLAGISFAIYMIPQLRVIAASLLAGAGLLAVAVGFASQAALSNVISGLFIVLFKPYKISDRIQVRTDLTGVVEDINLRHTVIRNFENKRIIIPNSVISNEVVINSNYEDNKICKWIDMGISYDSDIDLAKKIMKEEVLKHPHFVDVRTEEQIEAGDDIVPVRVVMMGESSVNLRAWSWASNPQDAFVMGCDLLESIKKRFDAEGIEIPFPYRTLVYKNDPPKSIESGENARS; via the coding sequence ATGAAAGAACTGCTTTCGACTTACATTGATGAAATCTGGCACCTGCCCATCCTAATTGGTGTGATTATTCTCATCACCATTGTGATTGCAGGGGTCACGTCGAGGATTTTGAACGCCATTATCAAACGAAATCGTGAGGCGGAAGACAATGATGATGTCACCAGCCTGGTGTTTTTCAAGCGCTCAATCATCGTGTTGATTTACCTGGCCGGTATCAGCTTTGCTATTTACATGATTCCACAGCTTCGGGTTATTGCAGCTTCCCTGCTGGCCGGTGCAGGTTTATTAGCCGTAGCGGTTGGTTTTGCATCACAGGCTGCTCTTTCCAATGTGATCAGTGGTTTGTTCATCGTTCTGTTTAAACCTTACAAGATTTCAGACCGAATTCAGGTAAGAACTGACTTGACCGGTGTTGTTGAAGACATAAATCTCCGCCACACCGTAATCCGTAATTTTGAAAACAAACGCATTATTATTCCCAATTCCGTGATCAGCAATGAGGTGGTCATAAATTCAAACTACGAGGATAATAAAATCTGTAAGTGGATTGATATGGGCATCAGTTATGATTCTGACATCGATCTTGCTAAAAAAATCATGAAAGAAGAGGTACTCAAACATCCACATTTTGTGGATGTGCGGACGGAAGAGCAAATTGAGGCCGGTGATGATATCGTACCGGTTAGGGTTGTGATGATGGGAGAATCGTCGGTGAACTTAAGAGCCTGGAGCTGGGCAAGTAACCCACAGGATGCATTTGTAATGGGGTGTGACCTGCTGGAAAGCATCAAAAAAAGATTTGACGCCGAAGGAATTGAAATACCATTCCCTTATCGAACGTTGGTTTATAAAAACGATCCTCCAAAAAGCATTGAAAGTGGCGAAAACGCCAGATCCTGA
- a CDS encoding Ig-like domain-containing protein, producing the protein MKTRQKLLFFLFALIIAGIAACATPIAPTGGPADKDGPKVEYTSPETGTTNFTGRTFVFQFDEFIGRSSVQGAITVEPDLGIEYDVSWRRKTMTIEFDKRFPDSTTVIIKLGTDLADTRGNKMERPVTLAISTGNEIDEGKIMGRIRIADDGTGAGDRRVLLYRQPFDLSSKASYEAQTDTGGVFRFSYLADGRYKALLVDDRNRNKTWDRGSESAYPFFDEFITLEKEGSDTLDVIYVTQVDSVAPSLQGVGLFSTNRLRLRFSENINIEEDAELVVQDSAGENYTSAYPLYIPEKELFVVFAQSEQPLLENTEYTLRLSGFTDGAGNPLETEEMPFTGTAQEDTTSQRIISANGTNGLLQDEVFKVTYAAPISEPEITDSLVVIEGQVDFEDWPEVQTNRNELWVAPQGEWIEGVDYQFLVWNPKTLRRKLFEPEVWDSTEYGDIEINLQNVDSTDIHFVQLLSPGGEEWVFTSFRQSTVLTGLPPLSYTLILFRDENGNEKWDRGTAIPFNAPEHYYVQRNLKVQEGFTSEVNITFD; encoded by the coding sequence TTGAAGACCCGACAAAAGCTTCTTTTTTTCTTATTTGCATTGATCATTGCCGGCATAGCAGCCTGTGCCACTCCTATAGCCCCAACCGGCGGACCGGCAGACAAAGATGGCCCCAAAGTCGAATATACTTCCCCTGAAACAGGAACTACCAATTTTACAGGCAGGACGTTTGTATTTCAGTTTGATGAGTTTATCGGCCGTTCTTCGGTGCAAGGAGCCATCACCGTGGAGCCGGATCTTGGTATCGAGTATGACGTTTCATGGCGAAGAAAAACGATGACCATAGAGTTTGATAAACGCTTTCCGGATTCCACCACGGTCATTATAAAACTCGGCACCGACCTTGCCGATACCCGTGGAAATAAAATGGAGCGCCCGGTTACCCTTGCCATTTCAACCGGAAATGAAATTGATGAGGGGAAAATCATGGGCAGAATCCGGATTGCTGACGATGGAACAGGGGCGGGAGACCGAAGAGTGTTGTTATACAGGCAGCCTTTCGATTTAAGCAGTAAAGCGAGTTATGAAGCCCAGACCGATACTGGCGGAGTATTCCGGTTCTCCTACCTCGCCGACGGACGGTATAAAGCTTTGCTTGTGGATGACCGCAACCGCAATAAAACATGGGATAGAGGCAGTGAGTCAGCCTATCCGTTCTTTGATGAATTCATAACCCTGGAAAAGGAAGGCAGCGATACCCTGGATGTAATTTATGTAACCCAGGTGGACTCCGTTGCACCCTCACTGCAAGGAGTGGGATTATTCTCGACTAACCGTTTGCGCTTACGCTTTAGTGAAAATATCAATATAGAAGAAGATGCGGAGTTAGTGGTTCAGGATTCAGCAGGCGAAAACTATACATCGGCTTACCCACTGTATATTCCTGAAAAAGAGCTTTTTGTGGTTTTTGCCCAAAGCGAACAGCCTTTACTGGAAAATACAGAATACACGCTTCGGTTATCCGGTTTTACAGATGGTGCGGGTAATCCACTTGAAACGGAAGAGATGCCGTTTACGGGAACCGCCCAGGAAGACACTACGAGTCAGCGTATCATTTCTGCTAACGGAACCAATGGATTACTTCAGGATGAAGTCTTTAAAGTGACTTACGCCGCCCCGATATCGGAGCCGGAGATAACAGACTCACTGGTGGTTATAGAGGGACAGGTGGATTTTGAGGACTGGCCCGAGGTTCAAACAAACCGAAACGAATTATGGGTGGCACCGCAGGGGGAGTGGATTGAAGGAGTCGATTACCAATTCCTGGTTTGGAATCCTAAAACGCTCAGAAGAAAGCTATTTGAACCGGAAGTATGGGACTCTACCGAATACGGGGATATTGAAATCAACCTCCAAAATGTAGATTCAACCGATATTCATTTTGTACAACTGCTATCGCCGGGAGGAGAGGAATGGGTATTTACCTCATTTCGTCAGTCAACCGTACTTACGGGTTTGCCCCCGCTTTCTTATACCCTTATCCTGTTCAGAGACGAGAATGGCAATGAAAAATGGGATCGCGGCACGGCAATTCCCTTTAACGCCCCCGAGCACTATTATGTACAACGTAATTTAAAAGTTCAGGAAGGATTTACTTCCGAAGTAAATATCACATTCGACTAA
- a CDS encoding LPP20 family lipoprotein: MNKTLILLSVLSPLLLWGCGSSKSASSGSNGIPNWVNNPSSEFNEQKYLMAVGSGSTLNEARGDAFASLSQIFQMDIDATEQLNSEFIDRNINNQLYSESTSQLLNNIKIGTNQELMNTTILTSEVDKFGTYHALAGMDRAESSRIYNQEISNNRIKINELEQNADSENNILQKLVLLKKAQSLATANEILTRQLNVIRGGTGTGGEATETLVRLQEKFRTAQQKAIVKLASGNATSTVKSAVASVLQNAGFTIAESTDNAILAVNVNYLTQKADLNRDDAEFVKWELVIEVNDLQTNRSFKTYMTEGRDGAPSYADALKRADFTARSKIEKEFNTFLNNELLQIN, translated from the coding sequence ATGAACAAGACCTTAATCCTGCTTTCAGTCCTGTCTCCTCTTCTTTTATGGGGATGTGGATCAAGTAAAAGTGCTTCTTCGGGAAGCAACGGCATTCCAAACTGGGTGAATAATCCGTCAAGTGAATTTAACGAACAGAAATACCTGATGGCCGTGGGAAGCGGAAGCACGTTAAACGAAGCCCGGGGCGATGCCTTTGCCAGCCTTTCTCAGATTTTTCAGATGGATATTGATGCAACCGAGCAGCTTAACTCTGAGTTTATAGATCGGAACATTAACAATCAGCTTTATTCGGAGAGTACCTCCCAACTCTTGAATAACATCAAAATCGGGACAAACCAGGAATTGATGAACACAACCATCCTGACCTCCGAAGTGGATAAATTCGGCACCTACCACGCCCTGGCCGGCATGGATCGGGCAGAATCATCCCGCATCTACAACCAGGAAATTTCAAACAACCGGATTAAGATAAATGAGCTGGAACAAAATGCGGACAGCGAAAACAACATCCTTCAAAAATTAGTGCTTCTGAAAAAAGCTCAGTCATTGGCAACTGCCAACGAAATCCTAACCCGTCAGCTGAATGTAATCCGGGGCGGAACGGGAACCGGTGGTGAAGCAACGGAAACGCTGGTCAGGCTCCAAGAAAAATTCAGAACGGCTCAACAAAAGGCCATTGTGAAGTTGGCCTCGGGTAATGCCACTTCTACCGTAAAATCAGCGGTAGCCAGCGTACTGCAAAATGCCGGGTTTACTATTGCCGAAAGCACCGATAACGCCATCCTTGCCGTGAATGTAAACTACCTGACCCAGAAAGCCGACTTAAACCGTGATGACGCCGAGTTTGTGAAATGGGAACTCGTAATTGAAGTTAACGATCTTCAGACAAACCGGTCTTTTAAAACCTATATGACCGAAGGCCGCGATGGAGCTCCCTCCTATGCCGATGCCCTCAAACGAGCTGATTTTACTGCGCGTTCAAAAATCGAAAAAGAATTTAATACCTTCCTGAACAATGAACTTTTGCAAATTAACTAA
- the lpoB gene encoding penicillin-binding protein activator LpoB, which yields MKYLALSLFICTLIVTGCGPSQQVSRVAADTQTDLSGRWNDTDARLVAEEMISDAVSMPWLSNFNQNHSDPPVTIVGNVRNETMEHIDTDVITKEMERAFVNSGRVQVVASQEERQQIRQERQEQQSFASYESTKALAQELGADFMLIGNISSIVDESLSGKDAAIFYSVNLELIDVETNRKVWIGNKKIKKLIERRKLRG from the coding sequence ATGAAATACCTCGCTCTATCCCTTTTTATATGTACACTCATTGTAACCGGATGCGGTCCATCGCAGCAGGTAAGCCGCGTAGCTGCCGATACCCAAACCGACCTCTCCGGACGCTGGAATGATACCGATGCCCGGCTGGTAGCTGAAGAAATGATCAGTGATGCCGTTTCCATGCCCTGGTTGTCTAATTTCAACCAAAATCACAGTGATCCTCCGGTAACCATCGTAGGTAATGTCCGCAACGAAACCATGGAACACATCGACACCGATGTGATAACCAAAGAAATGGAGCGTGCTTTCGTAAACAGCGGCAGAGTGCAAGTGGTAGCCAGCCAGGAAGAGCGCCAACAGATTCGACAAGAGCGACAGGAGCAGCAAAGTTTTGCCTCCTACGAATCTACCAAGGCACTCGCTCAGGAATTAGGTGCTGATTTTATGCTGATTGGTAATATCAGTTCTATTGTAGATGAATCACTGAGCGGTAAAGATGCAGCTATTTTCTATTCTGTTAATCTGGAGCTCATTGATGTAGAAACCAATCGTAAAGTTTGGATTGGCAATAAAAAGATTAAGAAACTCATCGAACGCCGGAAGCTTCGCGGTTAA